The genomic interval tagttaatgaaTAACACTGACCATAACAATTAATGAATAACACTGaccataaccagctaatgactaaccttaaccataaccagttaatgactaacactgaccataaccagttaatgactaacactgacCATAACCAACTAATGAcagaccttaaccataaccagctaatgaCTAACCTTatccataactagttaatgactaacactgaccataaccagctaatgactgacctgaaccataaccagttaatgagtaaccataactagttagtGCCTAACActgaccataaccagttaatgactaactctgaccataaccagctaatgaCTAACCTGAacaataaccagttaatgaccaacactgaccataaccagttaatgactaaccttaaccataaccagttaatgactgacctgaaccataaccagttaatgactaacactaaccataaccagctaatgactaacactgaccataactagttaatgactaacaccgaccataaccagttaatgactgacCTGAAGCATAACCAGCTAATgactaacctgaaccataactagttaatgaaTAACACTGACCATAACAAttaatgactaacactgaccataaccagctaatgaCTGACCTGAACCATTACCAGCTAATgactaacctgaaccataactagttaatgaaTAACACTGaccataaccagctaatgactaacactgaccataaccagttaatgactaacactgaccataaccagttaatgactaacactaCCATAACCAACTAATGACTGACCTTAACCAACCAActagttaatgactaacactgaccataaccagctaatgactgacctgaaccataaccagttaatgactaaccataactagttaatgcctaacactgaccataaccagttaatgacttaCTCTTACCATAACCAGTAAATGACTAACACTGaccataaccagctaatgaCTAACCTGAacaataaccagttaatgactaacactgaccataaccagttaatgactaaccttaaccagttaatgactgacCTGAacaataaccagttaatgactaacacttaccataaccagctaatgaCTAACctgaacattacattacatgtcatttagcagacccTTTTATCCAaagacttacaatggaattgagtacaatcagtcaggaggtggagtcgaacttgcgaccattgcgatcatgatgtcttttgcacacagggtaccggtcttaaccactgagccactccaccccactaaaccataaccagttaatgactaacactaaccataaccagctaatgactaacactaacactaacactaaccataaccataaccataaccacaattaatatcttagtcctaaacttaaccagttcctcagaaatgaggttctgcctcattaggaccaggtttctccttgaggactactggtcctgacaaagtcagtgtttatgacacacacacacacacacacacacagacgctcgTGCGACTAAACAACAGCACGACTCGGGCGCGTGCACATTGTGTCGCGCGCCACACTGCAGCCTCCTCATCATCCGTCTCCTCCACGTTCACCTTCTCGCTCACATCGCACGGGCGCGTGCACGCCGCCTCCACGCCCATCTCTCTGAATGCGACGAGCACGCGCGCCGTGCCCGCCGCCGTTAATCAGACTCTTACCGCACAAATGTCCAGATTGTCTCGGAACCGGGGAAGATTTTGTTGCTGCGGAGGTGATCCCGCATAGATCCGCGTCACGTCTCGCGAGAGGAAGGTCAAAGAGGCTGGTCACGTGATGCCATTGCGTTACCTACTGACAATAGTCAATAATCCATTGACTGCAATTGTTTCATAATCTATAAAATCATCAGACGTGATTTcgtttgttaaaaaaagaaaataaagacagtttataatattttacaaaaatataatattatgtgTACTATATTCACAGTTTTTAATtaccgtgtgtttgtgtgagtgacacagacacagcggcccctgctgctgagtctgtgaatttacatcacagcacacagaaagttcaaatgtctggagtattatttatttataattatccTGATGTCACATGGTGTCACTATGAGTCACATGGTGTCACGTATGAGTCACATGGTGTCACGTATGAGTCACATGGTGTCGCTCAGATTCCACACTTAGATTACACGCTCAGATTACAAATTTAGATTACACTCTTAGATTACACACTCAGATTACACATTAGATTACACATTAGATTACACACTGAGATTAAACGTTTGATTACACACTTAGATTACGCACTCAGATTACACTCTTAGATTACATGCTTAGACATTTGAGaattttgacaaacactgatcaatgtttttaaacattttctgaaacaaacaatctattaatcgagaaaataatctacagattaatcgatgatgaaaaccATTGTTAGTCTCAGAtctttttgtctcttcagtgtttgaaatcctttgttcagattaacctcagtgacacaaagtgaccacacgaggcagcagaggaccagcagctaaaatcactgatttactgATAAGTAACCGCACTTATGTTTAACTTAATAacataaatgttgttgtgttcacTGGGTTTCtgtgtatttcctgtttttaagttaacaacaaaataaagagaGCCGCTGgctcactttattttgaaaaaacgtATTTTGTCCGGAAGTCGTGTGTCATTCTCTGTGGTTTCCTGAATGAGTGCGGAAGTTCTTTCATCCAGCAGCAGAAagaccagaagaagaagaagaagaagaagaagaagaagaagaagaagaagaagaagaagaagaagaagaagaagagtccgTCGCTTCTCTCCGTGCGGACACACCGACTCTCCGCTCAGGAGCCCGGGAACATCTGCACAGCCGCCgccggcagcagcagctcgtccGTCGGCCTCCACAAACCGCGGTGAGTCGATGACTTTATGTCcgggcctgctgctgctgaatgcgGGCGGCCGTGCGGGGGTGGCGGGGCTGGCGGGGCTGTTTGCGGGACACGTACCGTTAAATACTGTCAGTCACAGCATTTTCCAAACTGTACATCCGGTAtttcttttcaaaacaaaagcagtaaCGAACACAATTGTCGAACTTGTAATGAGTTGAACTGAATGAGccgaaaaagtaaaaaaaacgttttaaattaaactgaatCCGTTTGTTCCCGTAAACACTCGCCCCCGTGCCCGTTTCGTTTGGTTCGTTACTCGCTCTGTctattttcctttgttttggAGGAGTGGTTTCCGGTAGGCTCGATGCTAACTGCTGCTAGCCTGTCCCTGCGGCCTCTCCCTGCGCTCTGGCCCGGACCAGACCTCTCCTCCTCGGCGCTCTCTCCGCTGCTCTGCGGCCTCTGGCGGCGGGTTTTCTGGTGACTGTAAGCCGCTGGTGTCGCTCTCACCCCCGCGGAGCTCATTTTCAgctgctctgaaaacacaaacggAACACGATTGAGACGAATTTTGAAGACTTTTCTCGTTTGTTATTGTAACAGTTGAAAACCTGTGACTCCTGAACTTAACTGGAAGACTCCACCCACACTTTGAAAAGAgttgttgctatggttacagCCAAGCCGTGAACTGTGTGGTTGtgtagtgtggacaaacaggaGTGGGCTTTTATTTCGAATTCATGTCCAGTCTTAAGAGTGAGACCAGGACTGGTGTGTTGTTTCCTGTCAGCAGCTGGTTcacgtcagtgtgtgtgtgtgtgtgtgtgtgtgtgtctgtctgcagggCGATGGCGAGGCCAAGTCACAGTGATCATGTTCTCCAGCAGCTCAACAACCAGCGTGAGTGGGGCTTCCTGTGCGACTGCCTCATTGCCATCGGTGACATTTACTTCAGGGCACACAAAGCCGTCCTTGCAGCCTGCAGCTCCTACTTCAGGATGATGTTCATCCGGGACCAGCAGGGGACCGGTCGCCTGGACCTCAGCAACATGCAGATTAGCGCTGAATGCTTTGACCTCATCCTGCAGCTCATGTACCTTGGACGCATCATGGTGGGGAGCTACGAGTTTGAAGAGCTCAAGGCCTCCATGGCCTACCTACAGATGTACTACATCCCTGACTCTCTGGAGGACCTCAGGGACATCAGGAGCTCCAACCTCACCCCGTcttcctccgcctcctcttcATCCAGTTCCTCCACTGGACCTGCTGGCGGGAAAATGATGTTTGGCGTCCGTATGTATGAGCAGCAGAGGCCCGCTGCACAGGAAGCAGAGCCTTTACCGAAATCTGTCAGCAGCACCAGTACCACACGACCTACAGTTCCGGCACCGGTCACCAGGTCGGTGGttgtggtggaggaggtggcgAACACTCCTCTGATCGTGGCACCACCGGCTGTAGATGGAGCACTAGAGCAGCCATGTGACTTAAGAAAGAGGTCCAGTGGCAGGAGTTCCACGCTCAAAGACCGTCCGCGGTTTGGTCGCACCTACACCTGCGATGACTGCGGCTTTGTCTTCAGCTGTGAGAAGCTTCTAATCGAACACATCCTCACTTGCACGAACCGGAAAGCCTTTCATCCACCGAGAGGAAATGCAGAGGGCGACAACGACTCGAGCAAAGCTGAGAGCTCTgcctcagagagcacagaggaGCACAAAGTCCTCTGTAAAGGTGAGGATGACTGGCAAGAGGCCCCGCCCAATTCTGACCTCGCCATCAGGTCAGTGGCAGCTGGGACCGACAGAGAATCCGGGTCGACTCGGAGTGTTTCCATCAAGACTGAACCGGAAGAAAACCTGTTCCCTGACATTGAAATGGTCCGTGTTGGTGAGCACACTGCCCGAGACTGTAGCTCGCAGTTCAACGATGTGACGCCGAAAGACTCACAGAGGGAGAAAATAGGTTTGGACCGTGAACCCAAGCCTAGTGTGTCAGGCGTGGAGAACGGAAGCGAGCCTTTTGAAGTCCACTTGTCCAGCAGTGACGATTCGGGGATTCCTGCGAAGCTTCGAAAAGTCAAAGAGGAGAAGCAGGACACAGATTGTGCCCCCTGTGAACTGTGTGGCGCGCTGTTAACAGAGGAGGACAAGTCCGCCCATTACCTGTCCAACCACATGGGTCATATCTGTGCCTGTGGACGGTGTGGCCAGGTGCTGATCAAAGGTCGGCAGCTCCAGGAGCACGCAGAGCGCTGTGGCGAGTCCCACGGCGGCGAATCGGACTCGCACGGGGAGGAcgaggtgctgctgctggaagaGCAACAAGGTGTGGACGAGGGTCTGCTGGAGGCCGCTGACCTGGCTTGTCCTCACTGTGGCCTGCTGTTCCAGAACGAGAGTGTGGCGCTGGAGCACGCGCTGTCCTGCCACGAGCAGGAGCTGTTCCGCCCGGTGCTGCTGGACGAGGGCGCCGAACCAGATCACCGTCGCAAACACTTTTGCAGCATCTGCGGCAAAGGCTTCTACCAGCGCTGCCATCTCAGGGAGCACTACACCGTCCACACCAAGGAGAAGCAGTTCACCTGCCAGACCTGTGGGAAACAGTTCCTGCGGGAGCGTCAGCTCAGGTTGCACACCGACATGCACAAAGGCATGGCGCGCTATGTGTGTCCCGTCTGTGACCAAGGAACCTTCCTGAAACATGACCACGTTCGACATATGATTTCTCACCTGTCTGCCGGAGAAACCATCTGCCAGGTTTGTTTCCAGATCTTCCCTGGTGGGGAGCAGCTGGAGAAGCACATGGACGTCCACCTGTACATCTGCGGTGTTTGCGGGGAGAAGTTCCGCCTCCGTAAAGACATGAGGAGCCACTATAACTCCAAACACACTAAGAGACTATAGAAGTGGCCTCTCATTTACACCAGTTGGTCTAAGGAAGCCGAAACTGTGAGAACAAACTGATGCACTTGAACCCAAAAAGACTTAATCTGTCATCTTTAATTTGCACCTTTTTTTAGAATATGCATCAGTGAGACAGGCGTGTGCACCACATGTTCACTCACAGCTTTACGTCAGGAAAAGTTTGTCACCATTAAAGGGATCgagacactttttttaaagtgtggttgcaCACATAGTCAACACTGACTTACcctgagcgccccctgctgctgagaacgagcctgagacacagaggttCACTCTTAGTGACAACATGGCTGACAAGCTGATTCTAGCCtcttaacaaaagacttgtcataaaatcagtgtcagtttaagtctctgatctctacgtcacatgatcaagtctttatctgtgtcacatgatcacgtctatCTCCTTCACATGattgcgtctttatctgcgtcacatgatcgctgctttatctgcgtcacatgatcgcgtctttatctgtgtcacatgatcacgtctatCTCcttcacatgatcacgtctatctgcgtcacatgatcgctgCTTTATCTGCATCACATGATCGCtgctttatctgcgtcacatgaacgcgtctttatctgcgtcacatgattgcgtctttatctgcgtcacatgattgcgtctttatctgcgtcacatgaccgtGTCTTTTTCTGCGTCAGTTATTAGctatgtgtgtgtcaggcttGATCtcaacagcagggggcgctcacagtgtGTCAGTGCCACATCcagccacacttcaaaaatcTTTTTCAAAGTCATAATCAGTggaaaaacaatcacattaaCGTTAAAAACCGATGTTTTCAACAGAACCAGAACTTTAGGTTCTGTTAAAAAGGTGCAGGTGGTCAGTGAAGTGTGTTTCAATGTATGTACCAAAGTCACGTGGGCAGAGATGGAATCAATCACAGGTCTGTGGAGGAAACTCCCATCATGTGCTaacacagggggcgctgtggctctgtgttctgctcacacatacatgtgtgcaGTGTTGGTCTGCATCCTGATCCAGGTAACGGTGTCATCATCTGTCACTTGAGCTGGAGTGGACGCAGCAGAGGTCAAGCCTCAGGTCAGCCTGTTCTCACtctgacgatgatgacgatgatgatgtcatcacttgTTTCCACCAGAGGAAACGTATGGTTCACTTTTTGGTGTAGTAGTTTATAAACTGGATTTACTGGACTGGATTCTGCGTCCTGATTGGTCACACATGCTCCAGTGAGCTCTGTGATTGGTGCCTTTACTGTAACAGTCTCTGTCTTCACAGTGATGCATGATGGGAATCTATGACATGAAAACACTAGCAATGATGTGCGTTTGTTTACGTAGTAATAAACTTTACAGTTACAAATCAGAAACTGAGCGCAGTTCAA from Solea solea chromosome 17, fSolSol10.1, whole genome shotgun sequence carries:
- the zbtb1 gene encoding zinc finger and BTB domain-containing protein 1, whose amino-acid sequence is MARPSHSDHVLQQLNNQREWGFLCDCLIAIGDIYFRAHKAVLAACSSYFRMMFIRDQQGTGRLDLSNMQISAECFDLILQLMYLGRIMVGSYEFEELKASMAYLQMYYIPDSLEDLRDIRSSNLTPSSSASSSSSSSTGPAGGKMMFGVRMYEQQRPAAQEAEPLPKSVSSTSTTRPTVPAPVTRSVVVVEEVANTPLIVAPPAVDGALEQPCDLRKRSSGRSSTLKDRPRFGRTYTCDDCGFVFSCEKLLIEHILTCTNRKAFHPPRGNAEGDNDSSKAESSASESTEEHKVLCKGEDDWQEAPPNSDLAIRSVAAGTDRESGSTRSVSIKTEPEENLFPDIEMVRVGEHTARDCSSQFNDVTPKDSQREKIGLDREPKPSVSGVENGSEPFEVHLSSSDDSGIPAKLRKVKEEKQDTDCAPCELCGALLTEEDKSAHYLSNHMGHICACGRCGQVLIKGRQLQEHAERCGESHGGESDSHGEDEVLLLEEQQGVDEGLLEAADLACPHCGLLFQNESVALEHALSCHEQELFRPVLLDEGAEPDHRRKHFCSICGKGFYQRCHLREHYTVHTKEKQFTCQTCGKQFLRERQLRLHTDMHKGMARYVCPVCDQGTFLKHDHVRHMISHLSAGETICQVCFQIFPGGEQLEKHMDVHLYICGVCGEKFRLRKDMRSHYNSKHTKRL